In Phaseolus vulgaris cultivar G19833 chromosome 10, P. vulgaris v2.0, whole genome shotgun sequence, a single genomic region encodes these proteins:
- the LOC137818556 gene encoding BAG family molecular chaperone regulator 4-like yields the protein MNTAADSASEMSPEVRATESDGGGPRPTIKLNVWYGSSHHEVHLPAQSTFGDVKKLLVNKTGLEPEQQRLFFRGIEKGDNQHLHLEGVKDKSKIFLLEGTASKERKAEQTRKQNEMSKAFEAIAGVRAEVDKLSNRVTAIEVSMNAGNKASGKEFLVLTELLMSQLLKLDSIDAEGEAKLQRKAEVRRVQTLVDKLDSLKVRNSNPFIDSSNAVKVTTQWETFDSGMESSDAPSDSSPSTKVSRDWERFD from the exons ATGAATACCGCGGCAGACTCCGCCAGCGAGATGTCACCGGAGGTGAGGGCCACCGAGAGCGACGGTGGTGGGCCCCGGCCCACGATCAAGCTCAACGTTTGGTACGGTTCCTCCCACCACGAAGTTCACCTCCCGGCCCAATCAACTTTCG GGGATGTCAAGAAACTGCTTGTCAATAAAACTGGTTTAGAGCCTGAACAGCAGCGACTTTTCTTCAGAGGAATAGAAAAGGGTGATAATCAGCATTTGCACCTCGAAGGTGTAAAGGACAAGTCAAAGATTTTTCTTTTGGAGGGAACTGCTAGCAAAGAGAGGAAAGCCGAGCAAACcagaaaacaaaatgaaatgTCTAAAGCTTTTGAGGCTATTGCTGGTGTCAGAGCTGAGGTGGACAAGCTCTCAAATAGG gtGACTGCCATAGAAGTATCTATGAATGCGGGGAATAAAGCTTCTGGGAAGGAGTTTCTTGTGTTGACAGAGTTGCTTATGAGTCAATTGCTAAAGCTGGACAGTATAGATGCTGAAGGTGAAGCAAAGTTGCAGAGAAAAGCTGAG GTGCGTCGTGTGCAGACTTTAGTGGATAAATTAGATTCTCTAAAGGTAAGAAACTCCAATCCTTTTATCGACAGTAGCAATGCTGTCAAAGTAACAACCCAATGGGAAACCTTTGACTCGGGAATGGAAAGCTCGGATGCCCCATCAGATAGCTCACCTTCAACTAAAGTATCTCGAGATTGGGAGCGATTTGATTAG